Proteins encoded together in one Telopea speciosissima isolate NSW1024214 ecotype Mountain lineage chromosome 6, Tspe_v1, whole genome shotgun sequence window:
- the LOC122664786 gene encoding uncharacterized protein LOC122664786, producing the protein MADESWQLETRTSEDKGEGNELEEVEKLEVEVKQMAERILHYRTTLPDQFKKTVSSVLAAQRPILPNLDATAQLGVDGDRVSDAGEHIESSKGALVAEEDPETKEIIRLLTLKISSNVSAMPIILKRMNECISMIDRLDSFNGSIHPIFKRKRTS; encoded by the exons ATGGCGGACGAGTCTTGGCAACTTGAAACTCGAACCTCGGAAGATAAGGGTGAAGGCAACGAACTCGAAGAAGTAGAGAAGCTGGAGGTGGAAGTGAAGCAAATGGCTGAAAGAATCCTCCATTACCGGACAACGCTTCCGGATCAGTTCAAGAAAACCGTTTCTTCAGTCCTTGCTGCTCAGAGACCTATTCTTCCAAATCTCGACGCCACGGCTCAACTTGGAGTCGATGGAGATCGTGTCTCAG ATGCAGGAGAACATATTGAGTCATCTAAAGGTGCATTAGTAGCAGAAGAGGATCCTGAGACCAAGGAGATAATACGGTTGCTAACACTCAAGATTTCTAGTAATGTATCTGCTATGCCCATCATTTTGAAGAGGATGAATGAGTGTATTTCTATGATTGATAGGCTAGATTCATTCAATGGATCCATACATCctatttttaaaaggaaacgGACAAGCTGA